Below is a genomic region from Pedobacter cryoconitis.
AGATGATAATCATAATTTCAAAACTATCGGAGGTCATTGTCCACAATGTGAGACAGGTAAAATTGCAATTTTATTAAGAGAACACGAAGCTGGTTTCATTTACATTGCTGGTTCAAGAAAAGGAACTTTGATTAAGGTAGGTTCTACAAGTAATATCATTGACAGGATCAAAAGCTTAAACATGCCTAAAACCAGATATGCAGGTTTTGATGACTGGGTACTTTTATTTGATGCAAGAACGACTACACAAGGAAGAAGTGAACGTAAAATTCAGCAAAAACTAAGTGAAAACAAGGTGAATTACCTGGTAGAGAAAAGCGGAAAAGCAACTGATTCGGGTGAATTGTTCAGATGTTCTTACAATAAAGCTAAAGATGCTATCACAGCTTTGGAAACTGAAGAATCTTTCGAATTTACCCAGGTACATGAAAAAAGAGATTTAATTCCTGACTACCAATTTAAAAATTTAAAGGCAAGAGTACAGGCTGCTGCTGTTGAAGCATAAGCTGTTCTCAATTTATAGTTTTTGATGTACTTGTCTGCGTGTTTTTAAGATAGACAAGTACTGCTGGCTGAGTTTTTTTAATGCGTTTCTTTTAAAGAGGAAAGGCATTAAAAAAACTTATCTGTTCCGTGAGAAATTAGTGTCAATTTCTCTTTCCCCCTTTATTCATAAAAATAACATTTAAAGAAGCACTTAATTAGCTTCCTATTAATTATATTATATTTGCAAAATGCCAAAAACATTCGAAGAGTTCAACCTTAACAGACAGATTTTAAATGCTGTCGCTGATGCAGGGTTTACGGTTGCTACTCCAATACAAGAAAAAGCAATCGCACCGGTTTTATCGGGACAAGATATTTTTGGGATTGCTGAGACGGGAACAGGAAAAACGGCAGCTTATGTGCTGCCTATATTAATGCAGCTTAAATACGCTCAGGGAGATGCTGCACGTGCTTTAATTCTGGCGCCAACACGTGAATTAGCAATGCAGATTGCTGAGCATGTTAAAATATTTTCAAAATATACAGATTTACGTTCAGTAGTTATTTTCGGAGGAATCGGGCCGAAAACGCAGATAGAACAAGTAAAAGCTGGTGTAGATATTATTATTGCTACTCCTGGCCGTTTTCTTGATATTTATCTTGCCGGACATATTAATACACAATACCTGAAATTCCTGGTATTGGATGAGGCGGATAAAATGATGGATATGGGGTTTATTGGCTCTATTCACAGGATTCTGGAAGTTGTACCGCGTAAAAGACAGAATTTACTTTTCTCGGCTACCATGAGCGATCTTGTTCATAAGATTGCTGGTGATTTCCTTAAAAATCCAACGATTATTGAGGTTGGTCAGCAGGCTACTCCGGCGCAAACAGTTACGCAGGGGTTATATGAGGTTCCGAATTTCAAGACCAAAATTAATCTTTTACAGCATTTACTAAAGAATGAGATAGACTTCAAACGTCTGATTATCTTTTGTAAGACTAAAACTGTGGCTGATAACATTTTCAGTTTTATTGAACGCAGGTATGGTGCTGCTGAGGTAAGGGTGATCCATGCGAATAAAGGACAGAATACGAGGATTAATTCAATCAATAGTTTTAAAGAGGGAAATATTCGTGTGCTGGTAGCTACGGATGTTGCTTCCCGTGGAATTGATGTAGCTGAGGTTAGTCATGTGATCAACTTTGATGTTCCAATTATTATTGAGGATTATGTTCACCGTATTGGCCGTACTGGAAGGGCTTATGCAAAAGGGGATGCACTTACATTCTGTACAGAAGCAGAAATGTATTATGTTAAAAAGATTGAGAAACTGATGCGTCAGACCATTCCGGTTCTGGAGCTTCCTAAAGAGGTTTTTGTAGAGGAGACTCCGTATGAAGAGCGTCAGTATATTGCCAGGGAAATCGATAATCAGAAGAGGAAAGATGACCCTGATTTTAAAGGGGCTTTCCATGAGAAGAAACATGCTGCTGCAATTGCTGCTGCCGCTGCGGCTTCTGCTAAGAAGAAGATGGATAAAACCCCGGCCTGGAAGAAAAGAAAATTCAAAAAAACCTAGTCTTGAAATTAACTCCTTTAAATATTGTTAGTTCGGGCTGCATTGTATTTGCTTTATTGCTTTTCTTTAGCCCGGATAAGCAGCTTCCTATACAAAAGGGGGTGAATGGATTGTTAATAGGTCTTTGTGTTTTAACTGCAATTATTGCTTTCATTTCAGATCTGATTTTCCGGAAGTTTATACCTTTGCTGGGCAAATTATGGATAGTGGAGTGTGCTCTGATCATCTTCACTGTGGTATTGATGGTTATTCTAAGGGTTAGTTTAGGGTGATACTAGCAGAGATTTGAATTAATAGATAACGAAAAACAACAATTACATTGTAATGAAAACAGCAGAAATTAAAATAACGGTTGAGCTTGATGATAATAATGTCCCGGAGAATTTAATGTGGGAATCTACGGACGCAGAAACGCAGGAAAAAGTTCCTGTGAAATCTATGATGCTGGCGCTGTGGGACCATAATTATAAGAATTCAATGCGTATAGATCTTTGGACTAAGGATATGCCTGTAGATGAGATGAAAAGGTTCTTTTATGAGACTTTGCAGACTATGGGTGATAGTTTTCTAAAAGCAACTGGTGAAACTTTGATTATCGAAGATTTAAGAGATTATTGTGCGCATTTTGCGGATAAAATGGGGATTGATCCAGGGAAGTAAGAATTTATAAAAAAAGAGAAAGGCCATGTTTACTGTCGGCGCCCATCAGAAAAAGTGGCCAATGTCAGGAAACATGGCCTTTCTCTTTTTTTATCGTATCCACAATTGTATTGGAATCGGAGGGGTAGTGAACAGGATAATGTATATATATATGTTTCTAAAGTTAAATTGTTTATTTTTAAATTAAGTTTGGTAATTTTATTGCTGAAGATTTAAAGATATGGAACAATTGAAAGAACAGTTAGCTAACCTGGAGAAAGTTATTCAGGTATTAGTTGGTAGTATAGAAGGTCTAAGTATCAGAATTACCGGGGTTGAAGAAAGACTGGATAGGATTGAGGCAAGACTTGATCATATTGAGGCAAGGCTTGATAGGGTTGAATTGAGACTTGATCGGATTGAAGCGAGACTTGACAGGGTTGAAGAAAGATTAGATCGGATTGAAGTGAGGCTTGATAGGGTTGAAGCGAGACTTTATGTGGTCGAAGCCAGGCTTGATAAAGTGGATGGCAAATTTGATCTGATACAGTTTAACTTTGAAGATGTGCACAAGAAACTGGACTTTGTAATAGACGAAATCGTTAAAATTGATGGGGTGACAAGGTATGTGGATATTGACAAAAATCTAAAAACAATAAAATCAAGATAGAAGGTTTTTGCCTTTTACAAATAAACAAAAGCTCCTGCCGGGGCTTTTGTTTATTTTGAGTTGAATATTCTGTTTAGGAAGAGTATTTATGTAAGATCTTAGGTTAATTCAGTAAATAGATGATACTTTTGTAGCTGTTTATTTAAAATACGCTTTTTTTATGAAGATTCAAGGTGTAATTGGTGCCTTATTACTTGCTGTAGGAGGAATGTGCCCTTTGGTACATGTGCCTATTATTGGAAACTGGAACTATTTCGGGATAGATCAGTCTTTGGGAACTATTTTTTATGTGATTGTTGTACTGGCTTTTTTGGGAGCTTTCCTGAATAAAGCAGGGTTATTAAGAGCCTGTGGATGGGCAGCTATTGTAATGGTTATACTGACACTATCAGCTGTATGGTTCAAGTCACATGATTATTTCAGTTTTATACATTTCAGGAAATTAATCAATCTGGCTTCGGGTATGGTGAAATATAAGTGGGGCTGGTTCGTGATTTTAGCTGGGGTATTACCTTTGATTACCGTTAGAAAGAAAGCTATTGTTATCCAGCAGATACCAGAAGTTCCGCTTTCAGAAGTTTAATTGCAGTTCTATAACTGCTTTTTTATCATAGAAGTACAATATAATCAATATTTGAGGGTGAAATGACTCTGCTTCGGTAAAAAAACAATCCATAAAATTATATTTGTGCCGGAATGCAGTTAATAAAAGAAGTTAAGTATTTAATTGGGAAAGAGTTGTTGCTGGAGTGGCGCTCAAAGTATGCGTTGAATGGGGTCGTACTTTATGTAGTATCTACCGTATTTGTCTGTTTTCTTTCTTTCGTCTCTTTAAGAGGTGTAACCTGGAATGCTTTATTCTGGATCATCATGTTATTCGCTTCTATTAATGCAGTTTCCAAAAGTTTTCTTCAGGAAAGCAAGGGAAGGCAATTGTATATCTATACGATCGCAAGTCCGCTGGCATTGATTATATCCAAAACGATTTACAATATCTTTTTGATGTTGTTGCTCACATTGATTGCTCTGGGTTTTTATACCCTGGTATTTGACTATGTACCTGAGGATATGGGACTTTATCTGGTCGCTACTGTTTTGGGAAGCCTGAGTTTTTCGACCATCTTTACTATGATTTCAGCAATAGCTTCGAAAGCTGGTAATGGGGGAATGCTGATGGCAATTTTAAGTTTCCCTGTAATTATACCGGTTATTACTGTGCTGATTAAGCTGAGTAAAAATGCAATTGACGGGCTGGACAGGAGCGTAAGTCTGGATGAAATAGGAATCCTTTTGATTATCAATGTACTGGTAGCTGTGTTTTCACTGATGTTGTTTCCGTACTTGTGGCGGGACTAGGCAGCTTATAGCGCATTTAAAAAATTAACTAAAATATATAAAGCTTTGTTACCTTTGAACTCGCAAAATTAAACTGATTGCGATTGGTTTAACAAGCGAACTTAAATCTGAAATAAATGTATAAATCCTGGTGGAAAATTTTGGGAGCAGTATTGGTAGTTTATTCTACAATAGCTGGCTTCCTGGCGTCAGTTCCTGCTTTACCTATATTGCATCAAACAATCAGAAACCTGTACTTCCATGTTCCGATGTGGTTTAGTATGATCGTTCTTTTTAGTGTTTCTGTATATCACAGTATAAAATATCTGAGCAATAACAATGAAGAACATGATATGAAAGCAGTACAAAGTGTAAATGCTGGAGTATTGTTTGGTATCCTTGGAATTATTACCGGTGCTATCTGGGCGAAATTTACCTGGGGACAAGCCTGGAGTTTTGATGTGAAACAGAACTTTGCTGCGATTGCACTCTTATTGTATTTTGCTTACCTGGTATTGAGAAATGCAATTGATGAAGATCAGAAAAGAGCTAAGATTGCTGCAATCTATAATATTTTTGCCTTCCCGATGATGGTGGTTTTACTTTTTGTATTACCGAGATTATCAGATTCACTGCATCCGGGCAACGGAGGTAATCCCGGGTTTAATGCTTATGACCTTGACAGCCATATGAGAATGGTTTTCTACCCTGCGTGTTTAGGCTGGATATTAATTGGCTACTGGATATATACCTTACTTTTCAGGGTATCTGCTATAGAGAAAAACAAAACAGTATAAAATATAATCTGATGAAAAAACTTATTACTACAGTTCTGATGTTAATGGTTACACTGCAACTTTTTGCACAGGATCAGAGTTCTGCGATCACTGATACACTTGCCGGATCGGAAA
It encodes:
- a CDS encoding GIY-YIG nuclease family protein, whose product is MTIKHVLTKTQESFIKKHKIPADLLFDAQGEGMTEELKQRMSETNTVFAYNTVGCTKDDNHNFKTIGGHCPQCETGKIAILLREHEAGFIYIAGSRKGTLIKVGSTSNIIDRIKSLNMPKTRYAGFDDWVLLFDARTTTQGRSERKIQQKLSENKVNYLVEKSGKATDSGELFRCSYNKAKDAITALETEESFEFTQVHEKRDLIPDYQFKNLKARVQAAAVEA
- a CDS encoding DEAD/DEAH box helicase, producing MPKTFEEFNLNRQILNAVADAGFTVATPIQEKAIAPVLSGQDIFGIAETGTGKTAAYVLPILMQLKYAQGDAARALILAPTRELAMQIAEHVKIFSKYTDLRSVVIFGGIGPKTQIEQVKAGVDIIIATPGRFLDIYLAGHINTQYLKFLVLDEADKMMDMGFIGSIHRILEVVPRKRQNLLFSATMSDLVHKIAGDFLKNPTIIEVGQQATPAQTVTQGLYEVPNFKTKINLLQHLLKNEIDFKRLIIFCKTKTVADNIFSFIERRYGAAEVRVIHANKGQNTRINSINSFKEGNIRVLVATDVASRGIDVAEVSHVINFDVPIIIEDYVHRIGRTGRAYAKGDALTFCTEAEMYYVKKIEKLMRQTIPVLELPKEVFVEETPYEERQYIAREIDNQKRKDDPDFKGAFHEKKHAAAIAAAAAASAKKKMDKTPAWKKRKFKKT
- the gldC gene encoding gliding motility protein GldC translates to MKTAEIKITVELDDNNVPENLMWESTDAETQEKVPVKSMMLALWDHNYKNSMRIDLWTKDMPVDEMKRFFYETLQTMGDSFLKATGETLIIEDLRDYCAHFADKMGIDPGK
- a CDS encoding heme exporter protein CcmB, with the translated sequence MQLIKEVKYLIGKELLLEWRSKYALNGVVLYVVSTVFVCFLSFVSLRGVTWNALFWIIMLFASINAVSKSFLQESKGRQLYIYTIASPLALIISKTIYNIFLMLLLTLIALGFYTLVFDYVPEDMGLYLVATVLGSLSFSTIFTMISAIASKAGNGGMLMAILSFPVIIPVITVLIKLSKNAIDGLDRSVSLDEIGILLIINVLVAVFSLMLFPYLWRD
- the ccsA gene encoding cytochrome c biogenesis protein CcsA gives rise to the protein MYKSWWKILGAVLVVYSTIAGFLASVPALPILHQTIRNLYFHVPMWFSMIVLFSVSVYHSIKYLSNNNEEHDMKAVQSVNAGVLFGILGIITGAIWAKFTWGQAWSFDVKQNFAAIALLLYFAYLVLRNAIDEDQKRAKIAAIYNIFAFPMMVVLLFVLPRLSDSLHPGNGGNPGFNAYDLDSHMRMVFYPACLGWILIGYWIYTLLFRVSAIEKNKTV
- a CDS encoding CcmD family protein: MKKLITTVLMLMVTLQLFAQDQSSAITDTLAGSEKIYVVVVCVAVILLGLLFFLFSIDRRLKKLEKKS